Part of the Thermodesulfobacteriota bacterium genome is shown below.
GTATAATAGAAATAGATTAGTTATTAAAAAGGGTTGAGTCAACCTTTTCTTCGAGTTCTCATGACCCAGTAAAACGAAACGAGGTTTACTGGTTTGTATGTGAACTGGTTAGGGATTGGGGGTAAGAAAGCGAGAAGTGTTTGATAAAGATATCGAGACATGCCAGAAACAACATGAGATTCTATGAAATATCTAAACAAGATATTCAAAAGACGGTAGAATTACCTGATATCGTAGATAAAGAAGGAGAAAAGATGATAGCTATCAAAAATTTTCAGGATAGATTCTCGGGTTTTCCACTCAAGGTGGTATGTGAAAAAATTGAAGAAGAATTATTCGTTATTACAGCCTATCCACTAAAAAAGAAAATGTGGAGGTAAAACTTATGAAAGTAAGATACGACAAGGAATCCGACGCGGCCTATATCCAGATGTCATCCAAAAAGCCTGAAGGTGCAATTGAGATGGCTGAAGGTGTCATTCTTCATACAACATCAAAAAATGAGATTGTTGCTATAGAGATACTTGAGGCTGCTAAAAAGATTCCGATAAGGACACTGTTCAAACTTGA
Proteins encoded:
- a CDS encoding DUF4258 domain-containing protein, which codes for MIKISRHARNNMRFYEISKQDIQKTVELPDIVDKEGEKMIAIKNFQDRFSGFPLKVVCEKIEEELFVITAYPLKKKMWR
- a CDS encoding DUF2283 domain-containing protein produces the protein MKVRYDKESDAAYIQMSSKKPEGAIEMAEGVILHTTSKNEIVAIEILEAAKKIPIRTLFKLELTTSGI